From one Streptomyces sp. SCSIO 30461 genomic stretch:
- a CDS encoding selina-4(15),7(11)-diene synthase — MGPELSVPPLFSPIAPAIHPNHSGIDVQTAAWAETFRIGSAELRDELAGRSFGSLCARILPEGSEQVVSVLSDFMLWLAAVDEVPDRPGRDGADDAVGLLHRLIRVAQNPEAPMMDDDPLAAGLRDLRLRIDRFGTAGQSARWSDALREYFFSVVWEAAHRRAGTLPTLGDYTLMRLYNGATSVMLPLLEMGHAYELQPHERDHPSVRAAAESASFVTTWDRDVFSYHRERLGTGAEASHLNVVRVLEQQHGLAPEDALKLAVRQRDRVMMLFLRLSGSLAERGSPQLRQYLRGLACYIRGAQDWGLGSRPELLSVSTFTDTPADDGHEPLDIPAIAWWWELAARPSHAS, encoded by the coding sequence GTGGGGCCTGAGCTGTCCGTACCACCGCTCTTCTCTCCCATCGCCCCGGCGATCCACCCGAACCACTCCGGTATCGACGTACAGACGGCAGCGTGGGCGGAGACCTTCCGCATCGGCTCGGCGGAGCTGCGCGACGAGCTCGCCGGGCGGAGCTTCGGCTCTCTCTGCGCCCGCATCCTGCCCGAAGGCAGCGAACAGGTCGTCTCCGTCCTCTCGGACTTCATGCTGTGGCTCGCCGCGGTGGACGAGGTGCCGGACAGGCCAGGCAGGGACGGCGCCGACGACGCGGTCGGGCTGCTGCACCGGCTTATCCGGGTCGCCCAGAACCCCGAGGCGCCGATGATGGACGACGACCCTCTCGCCGCGGGGCTTCGAGACCTGCGGCTGCGGATCGACCGGTTCGGCACCGCGGGCCAGTCCGCCCGCTGGAGCGACGCGCTGCGCGAGTACTTCTTCTCCGTCGTGTGGGAGGCGGCCCACCGGCGTGCGGGCACCCTGCCCACCCTGGGCGACTACACGCTGATGCGCCTCTACAACGGGGCGACCTCCGTGATGCTCCCCCTCCTGGAGATGGGCCACGCCTATGAGCTCCAGCCCCATGAGCGCGACCATCCCTCGGTACGCGCCGCTGCCGAGTCGGCCTCCTTCGTCACCACATGGGACCGGGACGTCTTCTCCTACCACCGGGAGCGCCTCGGCACCGGCGCCGAGGCGAGCCACCTGAACGTCGTGCGGGTGCTCGAACAGCAGCACGGGCTCGCTCCCGAAGATGCCCTGAAGCTGGCAGTCCGTCAGCGCGACCGGGTGATGATGCTGTTCCTGCGACTGAGCGGGAGCCTGGCCGAGCGGGGCAGCCCGCAGCTGCGGCAGTACCTGCGAGGGCTGGCCTGCTACATACGCGGCGCCCAGGACTGGGGCCTCGGGTCCCGACCCGAGCTGCTGTCGGTGTCCACCTTCACCGACACCCCGGCCGACGACGGTCACGAGCCGCTCGACATCCCTGCCATCGCCTGGTGGTGGGAGCTCGCGGCACGCCCATCGCACGCCTCCTGA
- a CDS encoding roadblock/LC7 domain-containing protein, whose protein sequence is MIQQQANMDWMLKDLAEGVPQTRHVVVLSADGLRMAQYGTDTDTADRLAAACAGLQSLAGAVASELPYSEGRMRLVVIEMDGGFFYLMAAGVGAFLAVLADEGVDAGLMGQRMRDLVLRIGEHLTSPPRADSTYSGGYTGGGAAR, encoded by the coding sequence ATGATTCAGCAGCAGGCCAATATGGACTGGATGCTCAAGGACCTCGCGGAGGGGGTACCGCAGACCCGGCATGTGGTGGTGCTCTCGGCCGACGGGCTGCGCATGGCCCAGTACGGCACCGACACCGACACCGCCGACCGGCTCGCTGCCGCCTGCGCCGGGCTCCAGTCGCTGGCCGGCGCGGTGGCGTCCGAACTCCCTTACAGCGAGGGACGGATGCGGCTGGTCGTCATCGAGATGGACGGCGGCTTCTTCTACCTGATGGCCGCGGGAGTCGGGGCGTTCCTCGCCGTGCTCGCGGACGAAGGAGTCGACGCCGGGCTGATGGGCCAGCGGATGCGTGATCTCGTCCTGCGCATCGGCGAACACCTGACCAGCCCACCGCGGGCCGACAGCACCTACTCGGGCGGTTACACCGGCGGAGGGGCGGCCAGGTGA
- a CDS encoding DUF742 domain-containing protein, with protein MSHPGGGGWEETSPERLYVITGGRSTSSAPVGLDLVTLVVAKSQPKPGMPPEHTAIMGLCQAPLSVAEVSAYTNLPFSVVTVLIGDLLAENRMIARAPVPAAKLPDRALIEAVIHGLQKL; from the coding sequence GTGAGCCACCCTGGCGGTGGCGGCTGGGAGGAGACGAGCCCCGAACGGCTCTACGTGATCACAGGCGGGCGCAGCACCTCGTCGGCCCCCGTCGGGCTCGACTTGGTCACCCTGGTAGTGGCCAAGTCCCAGCCGAAGCCCGGAATGCCACCCGAGCACACCGCGATCATGGGGCTGTGCCAGGCACCGTTATCGGTGGCTGAGGTCTCCGCCTATACGAACCTTCCGTTCAGCGTCGTCACCGTCCTCATCGGCGATCTGCTCGCAGAGAACCGGATGATCGCCCGCGCTCCCGTCCCGGCCGCAAAACTCCCCGACCGCGCGTTGATTGAGGCAGTGATCCATGGACTTCAAAAGCTCTGA
- a CDS encoding S8 family peptidase: MRLLARGAATALLAALSLTAPGHAATAQDRGAEPRPGPAPLHLADEPLRGSYIVSLEAGADAAAVTQHAGVKARYTYDKAMRGFSARLSKEQLAAVRLVPGVAAVEEDSRVYVHRTPPRRPHSFPAVPTGLGAPGRRADTAPRAGSVPLRSALAASWGLDRADQRKLPLDGKFATTATGDGTTVYVVDTGIDYKHSEFGGRALYGFDSVGDGRRGRDCDGHGTHVAGTVGGATYGFARKATLVSVRVLDCDGVGAWSGIIAGLDWVVRNAKPRAVLTASLGGTKSPSVNGAADAVFARGVLPVIAAGNSADDACRTSPASTPRVVTVGAVDRTDTEADFSNYGRCLDLYAPGTEIVSALLGGGSTQMSGTSMAAPHVAGVAALYRGAHPDASPKAVSDWLVGQATKKAIRNLSPGSPDRLLYTAGL, translated from the coding sequence ATGCGACTGCTCGCGCGCGGCGCGGCGACCGCGCTGCTCGCCGCCCTGTCCCTGACCGCCCCCGGGCACGCGGCCACCGCCCAGGACCGCGGGGCCGAACCGAGACCGGGTCCCGCGCCGCTGCATCTGGCGGACGAGCCGCTCAGAGGGAGCTACATCGTCTCCCTGGAGGCCGGTGCCGACGCCGCGGCCGTCACACAGCACGCCGGAGTGAAGGCCCGCTACACCTACGACAAAGCCATGCGCGGCTTCTCCGCACGCCTGAGCAAGGAGCAGCTCGCGGCGGTACGTCTGGTGCCCGGGGTCGCGGCGGTGGAAGAGGACTCCAGGGTCTACGTCCACCGGACGCCGCCGCGTCGACCGCACTCGTTCCCGGCCGTTCCCACAGGTCTCGGCGCCCCCGGGCGGCGGGCGGACACCGCACCGCGTGCAGGGTCCGTACCGCTCCGGTCGGCGCTTGCGGCGAGCTGGGGCCTCGACCGTGCCGACCAGCGGAAACTGCCCCTGGACGGAAAGTTCGCCACCACCGCGACAGGCGACGGCACCACCGTCTACGTGGTGGACACCGGAATCGACTACAAGCACAGCGAGTTCGGCGGACGCGCTCTCTACGGCTTCGACTCGGTGGGCGACGGACGCCGCGGGCGGGACTGCGACGGCCACGGCACCCATGTGGCGGGCACGGTGGGCGGGGCGACCTACGGGTTCGCCAGAAAGGCCACGCTGGTGAGTGTGCGGGTGCTCGACTGCGACGGGGTCGGTGCCTGGTCGGGGATCATCGCCGGACTCGACTGGGTGGTCCGCAACGCCAAACCGCGTGCCGTGCTGACCGCCTCCCTGGGCGGCACCAAGTCCCCCTCCGTGAACGGCGCGGCCGACGCGGTCTTCGCCCGCGGTGTGCTTCCGGTCATCGCGGCGGGGAACTCGGCCGACGACGCGTGCCGGACCTCACCCGCCAGCACTCCCCGGGTCGTCACGGTCGGCGCGGTAGACCGTACGGACACCGAGGCGGACTTCAGCAACTACGGCCGCTGCCTGGACCTCTACGCCCCCGGCACCGAGATCGTGTCGGCCCTGCTGGGCGGCGGCAGCACCCAGATGAGCGGTACGTCGATGGCGGCCCCGCATGTGGCGGGCGTGGCGGCGCTCTACCGCGGCGCCCACCCGGACGCCAGTCCGAAGGCCGTCAGCGACTGGCTGGTCGGCCAAGCCACCAAGAAGGCCATCCGCAACCTGTCGCCCGGCTCCCCCGACCGGCTGCTGTACACGGCGGGACTTTGA
- a CDS encoding glutamate ABC transporter substrate-binding protein — protein MGDTAEGKPGRLRGWGGVAAMAAMCAVTASLLLSPLPHSGSRPVDGARDTTAARIPSAVADGAAEKAADCTDPEASLPASASGGPAIDAIRQRGKLVVGVDQNSYRWGYRRADGTLEGFDIDLARAVAADILGDKDAIIFRAVPTNQRIPALENGTVDLVVRTMTINCARIKQVAFSTAYFQTGQQVLAPKGSPITGYNSTLADRRVCTAEGSTAYEALEKKSYGAVFKDEGDGGEGDKDRLTVPNQLDCLVRLQLGEVDAVVTDAALAAGQAAQDPAIELKGGKPFTTEFYGVAAKLGNDDLVRRVNKVLDDYRRGPWMAAYDKWLAADLPGITAPPTPRYRND, from the coding sequence ATGGGCGACACAGCCGAGGGGAAGCCGGGCCGCTTGCGCGGCTGGGGCGGGGTGGCTGCGATGGCGGCCATGTGCGCCGTGACCGCGTCGCTGCTGTTGTCGCCACTCCCGCACAGTGGATCCCGTCCGGTCGACGGAGCGCGGGACACGACGGCCGCGCGGATTCCCTCCGCGGTCGCCGATGGGGCCGCGGAGAAGGCCGCCGACTGCACCGACCCGGAGGCATCGCTGCCGGCGTCCGCATCGGGCGGACCCGCGATCGACGCGATCAGGCAGCGCGGCAAACTCGTCGTCGGCGTCGACCAGAACAGCTACCGCTGGGGCTACCGCAGGGCGGACGGAACCCTGGAGGGCTTCGACATCGATCTCGCCCGGGCCGTCGCCGCGGACATACTCGGCGACAAGGACGCGATCATCTTCCGTGCCGTCCCCACCAACCAACGCATTCCCGCGCTGGAGAACGGCACCGTCGACCTGGTGGTCCGCACCATGACCATCAACTGCGCCCGCATCAAGCAGGTCGCGTTCTCGACCGCGTACTTCCAGACGGGCCAGCAGGTGCTCGCCCCCAAGGGCTCCCCCATCACCGGCTACAACAGCACCCTCGCCGACCGCAGGGTCTGCACGGCGGAGGGCTCGACGGCGTACGAGGCGCTGGAGAAGAAGTCGTACGGCGCGGTCTTCAAAGACGAGGGCGACGGCGGGGAGGGGGACAAGGACCGGCTGACCGTGCCCAACCAACTCGACTGCCTGGTCCGGCTGCAACTGGGCGAGGTGGACGCCGTGGTGACGGACGCGGCGCTCGCGGCCGGACAGGCGGCGCAGGATCCGGCCATCGAGCTGAAGGGCGGGAAGCCCTTCACCACCGAGTTCTACGGTGTGGCCGCCAAACTGGGCAATGACGACCTCGTCCGCCGGGTCAACAAGGTGCTCGACGACTACCGCAGGGGCCCGTGGATGGCTGCGTACGACAAGTGGCTGGCAGCGGACCTGCCCGGCATAACCGCGCCGCCCACCCCCAGGTACCGGAACGATTGA
- a CDS encoding ATP/GTP-binding protein produces MDFKSSEQPSLAAGPRSEDALPVTAAAAVKVVVVGGFGVGKTTLVGSVSEIRPLTTEETMTQAGVGIDDTAGVNSKTSTTVAMDFGRISINEELVLYLFGTPGQERFWFLWRGLFEGALGAVVLVDTRRLEVSFDVIGRLEERGVPFVVALNSFPSAPRYPVEELRAALDLPDSVPIISCDARDRASSRDVLLTLMRYLQSLAMSQVS; encoded by the coding sequence ATGGACTTCAAAAGCTCTGAGCAGCCCTCCCTGGCCGCAGGGCCCCGGAGCGAGGACGCCCTGCCGGTGACTGCCGCCGCGGCCGTCAAGGTGGTGGTCGTGGGCGGGTTCGGCGTGGGCAAGACGACCCTGGTCGGTTCGGTGAGTGAGATTCGCCCGCTGACGACCGAGGAGACGATGACCCAGGCGGGGGTCGGCATCGACGACACCGCCGGGGTCAACAGCAAGACCTCGACAACCGTCGCGATGGACTTCGGGCGCATCAGCATCAACGAGGAGTTGGTGCTGTACCTCTTCGGCACCCCGGGTCAGGAGCGCTTCTGGTTCCTGTGGCGCGGGCTCTTCGAGGGCGCACTGGGCGCGGTGGTCCTGGTGGACACCCGTCGCCTGGAAGTCAGCTTCGATGTCATCGGCCGGCTCGAAGAGCGCGGGGTGCCGTTCGTGGTCGCCCTGAACTCGTTCCCGAGCGCGCCCCGTTACCCGGTCGAGGAGCTCAGGGCCGCACTGGACCTGCCGGATTCGGTGCCGATCATCTCGTGTGACGCCCGGGACCGTGCGTCCAGCCGTGATGTCCTGCTGACCCTGATGCGCTACCTCCAGTCGCTCGCGATGTCACAGGTGTCCTGA
- a CDS encoding HNH endonuclease encodes MPHVLVLNASYEPLGVVPLRRALVLVLENKAVCLEESGAFMHSATRAIPAPSVVRLKRFVRVPYRGPVPLTRRALFARDGGRCMYCGGVATSVDHVIPRSRGGQHVWDNVVAACRRCNHVKADRHLHEVGWRLRHQPAPPSGLAWRIIGTGHRDPRWLPYLQPYGADDVMARIDGVSA; translated from the coding sequence GTGCCGCATGTCCTGGTCCTCAACGCGTCGTACGAGCCCCTTGGCGTCGTACCGCTCCGCCGCGCACTCGTTCTCGTCCTCGAGAACAAGGCCGTCTGCCTCGAGGAGTCCGGCGCCTTCATGCACAGCGCCACCCGGGCGATCCCCGCGCCCAGCGTGGTGAGGCTCAAGCGCTTCGTGCGGGTCCCCTACCGGGGGCCCGTTCCTCTGACCCGGCGCGCGTTGTTCGCACGCGACGGAGGACGCTGCATGTACTGCGGTGGCGTCGCGACCAGCGTCGACCACGTCATTCCGCGCAGTCGCGGGGGCCAGCACGTCTGGGACAACGTGGTGGCGGCCTGCCGCCGCTGCAACCACGTCAAGGCGGACCGGCACCTGCACGAGGTGGGCTGGCGGCTGCGGCATCAACCGGCACCGCCGAGCGGTCTCGCGTGGCGGATCATCGGGACCGGGCACCGGGACCCGCGGTGGCTGCCGTACCTGCAACCGTACGGAGCGGATGATGTGATGGCCCGGATCGACGGCGTCTCAGCCTGA
- a CDS encoding mechanosensitive ion channel family protein, whose translation MFLAVDPSTPPVTLDEAAERANDAASWVEQNWSTWLNVGLRILLIVAIAVVLRIFVRRTLTKLIERMNRSVQAVEGTALGGLLVNAERRRQRSEAIGSVLRSVASFLIMGTAGLMVLGALDINLAPLLASAGVAGVALGFGARNLVTDFLSGVFMIIEDQYGVGDTVDAGVASGEVIEVGLRVTKLRGDNGEIWYVRNGEVKRIGNLSQGWATASVDVNVRPTEDLDTVRKTIGHAAAVMSKDEPWNERLWGPVEILGLTEVMLDRMTVSVSAKTMPGQALRVERELRWRIKQAFDEAGIRIVGGLPAQTGDEQAAADPTAGMAAPSAYASSTSPQSVAASPLTK comes from the coding sequence GTGTTCCTGGCCGTCGATCCGTCCACCCCGCCCGTCACCCTCGACGAGGCCGCGGAGCGGGCCAACGACGCAGCGAGCTGGGTGGAGCAGAACTGGTCCACCTGGCTGAACGTAGGCCTGCGGATCCTGCTGATCGTGGCGATCGCCGTGGTGCTGCGGATCTTCGTCCGCCGAACCCTCACCAAGCTGATCGAACGAATGAACCGCAGCGTCCAGGCCGTCGAGGGCACCGCACTCGGCGGGCTCCTGGTGAACGCCGAACGCCGCCGTCAGCGTTCGGAGGCGATCGGCTCGGTACTCCGTTCGGTGGCGTCGTTCCTGATCATGGGCACGGCGGGCCTGATGGTACTCGGCGCTCTGGACATCAATCTCGCCCCGCTGCTGGCCTCCGCGGGTGTCGCGGGTGTGGCGCTGGGCTTCGGCGCCCGGAACCTGGTCACCGACTTCCTCTCCGGCGTGTTCATGATCATCGAGGACCAGTACGGCGTCGGCGACACGGTCGACGCGGGTGTGGCGTCCGGTGAGGTGATCGAGGTCGGTCTGCGTGTCACCAAGCTGCGCGGGGACAACGGGGAGATCTGGTACGTCCGCAATGGCGAGGTCAAGCGCATCGGAAACCTGAGCCAGGGCTGGGCCACGGCGTCCGTCGACGTGAACGTGCGGCCGACCGAGGACCTCGACACGGTCAGGAAGACCATCGGGCACGCGGCGGCCGTGATGTCCAAGGACGAGCCCTGGAACGAGCGCTTGTGGGGTCCGGTCGAGATCCTGGGCCTCACCGAGGTGATGCTGGACCGGATGACCGTGTCCGTCTCCGCGAAGACCATGCCAGGCCAGGCACTCCGCGTGGAGCGCGAGCTGCGCTGGCGCATCAAGCAGGCGTTCGACGAGGCGGGCATCCGGATCGTCGGCGGCTTGCCTGCCCAGACCGGAGACGAACAGGCGGCCGCGGACCCGACCGCGGGCATGGCCGCGCCGTCCGCGTACGCGTCGAGCACCTCTCCGCAGTCGGTCGCGGCTTCCCCGCTGACCAAGTGA
- the malQ gene encoding 4-alpha-glucanotransferase produces the protein MGLDRLAALHGVATTHSPSPGVTVPVPEATVVAVLAALGVDASAPEAVRSALSAAEAAAADRLLPPTVVLWIPAAGPLEPAGSPAAGQSTPGAPVALPPGTRVRVRLEAGGTREWREPHGAVGGVPRAAGALTAELPPAIGDLAAAPDAAMLTPGLPEEPDPREPGVPGLVPPAPAAAHASHAEAPWALLPTGVHRLDVRTTDGRTAKACLVVAPDAAPQPPRRAHGFLVQLYSLLSGRSWGMGDLGDLAELASWAGRSLGTGFVQVNPLHAAVPGAPTDPSPYRPSSRRFPDPVHLRIEDVPEYAHVTGPDRLRLEALAEKAAGLRASVLDKGALIDRDAVWALKLQALELLHRVPLGPGRRAAYCDFLAERGQALDDHATWCALAEVHGSDWHRWPSGLRDPRSTETARARGELMDRVDFHCRLAWLTDEQLAAASRAARDAGMAVGVVHDLAVGVHPGGADAWAQQDVFAGGMSVGAPPDAFNARGQDWGLPPWRPDALAASGYVPYRGLLRELLRHAGALRLDHVMGIFRLWWVPIGAEPTDGTYVRYDAEAMLAVLVLEADRAGAVVIGEDLGTVEPGVREALARRGVLGTSVLWFERDWAGSGRPLPAGEWREGCVATATTHDLPSTAARLSGDHVALRHRLGLLARPLEQEHRDESADVEQWLAYLARLGLLPEGRLDEEGGIRAVYRFLLRTPARMVGVWLPDAVGDRRPQNLPGTWDQYPNWRLPVADSGGRPLPLEALAASPRLHALMEVFRQRPATGPAGEVSHTGTPGARPA, from the coding sequence ATGGGCCTGGACCGCCTGGCCGCGTTGCACGGTGTCGCCACCACCCACTCGCCTTCACCTGGTGTCACCGTCCCGGTCCCCGAGGCCACGGTGGTCGCAGTCCTCGCCGCGCTGGGCGTCGACGCCTCCGCTCCGGAGGCCGTCCGCTCCGCGCTCTCCGCCGCCGAAGCCGCCGCCGCGGACCGACTGCTGCCGCCGACGGTGGTCCTCTGGATCCCGGCCGCCGGGCCCCTGGAACCCGCCGGGTCTCCAGCCGCCGGGCAGAGCACCCCCGGGGCGCCCGTCGCTCTTCCGCCCGGCACTCGGGTGCGAGTCCGGCTGGAGGCAGGCGGCACGCGCGAATGGCGGGAACCGCACGGCGCCGTCGGCGGTGTACCCCGTGCCGCAGGTGCGCTCACGGCGGAGCTGCCTCCGGCCATCGGGGACCTGGCGGCGGCACCGGACGCGGCCATGCTGACACCGGGCCTGCCCGAGGAGCCCGACCCGCGGGAGCCCGGCGTGCCCGGCCTGGTGCCACCGGCCCCGGCGGCAGCCCACGCCTCCCATGCCGAGGCTCCCTGGGCCCTGCTGCCCACCGGAGTGCACCGTCTGGACGTGCGGACCACCGACGGCCGCACGGCCAAGGCCTGCCTCGTCGTCGCCCCTGACGCCGCGCCCCAGCCGCCACGGCGCGCACACGGGTTCCTGGTGCAGCTCTACTCCCTGCTGTCCGGGCGCTCCTGGGGCATGGGCGACCTCGGCGACCTCGCCGAACTGGCGAGCTGGGCCGGACGTTCGCTCGGCACCGGGTTCGTCCAGGTGAACCCCCTGCACGCGGCCGTGCCCGGAGCGCCCACCGACCCCTCCCCGTACCGCCCGAGCTCACGCCGCTTCCCCGATCCGGTGCATCTGCGGATCGAGGACGTCCCCGAGTACGCCCATGTCACCGGCCCCGACCGGCTGCGCCTTGAGGCGCTCGCCGAGAAGGCGGCGGGACTGCGAGCCTCGGTGCTGGACAAGGGCGCGCTGATCGACCGGGACGCGGTGTGGGCGCTCAAGCTCCAGGCCCTGGAACTGCTCCACCGCGTCCCGCTGGGGCCCGGCAGGCGGGCCGCCTACTGCGACTTCCTCGCCGAGCGGGGCCAGGCGCTGGACGACCACGCGACCTGGTGTGCGCTGGCCGAGGTCCACGGCTCCGACTGGCACCGCTGGCCGTCCGGCCTGCGCGACCCCCGCTCCACGGAGACCGCCCGGGCCCGGGGCGAGCTGATGGACCGGGTCGACTTCCACTGCAGGCTGGCCTGGCTGACCGACGAGCAACTGGCCGCGGCGTCGCGCGCCGCCCGGGACGCGGGAATGGCCGTCGGTGTGGTGCACGACCTCGCCGTGGGCGTGCACCCGGGCGGCGCGGACGCCTGGGCCCAGCAGGACGTCTTCGCGGGAGGGATGTCGGTCGGCGCGCCGCCCGACGCCTTCAACGCACGAGGACAGGACTGGGGCCTGCCCCCGTGGCGGCCCGACGCCCTCGCTGCCTCCGGCTACGTTCCGTACCGGGGGCTCCTCCGGGAGCTGCTGCGCCATGCGGGCGCCCTGCGGCTCGACCATGTGATGGGCATCTTCCGGTTGTGGTGGGTGCCGATCGGCGCCGAGCCGACCGACGGCACATACGTCCGGTACGACGCGGAGGCGATGCTCGCCGTGCTGGTGCTCGAGGCGGACCGGGCGGGGGCCGTGGTCATAGGGGAGGACCTCGGCACGGTCGAGCCCGGCGTCCGCGAGGCCTTGGCGCGCCGGGGCGTACTGGGCACGTCCGTGCTCTGGTTCGAGCGCGACTGGGCCGGGTCGGGCCGCCCGCTGCCCGCCGGGGAGTGGCGGGAGGGGTGTGTGGCGACGGCCACCACCCATGATCTGCCGTCCACCGCCGCCCGGCTCAGCGGCGACCATGTGGCGCTGCGCCACCGCCTCGGTCTGCTGGCCCGGCCCCTGGAGCAGGAGCACCGGGACGAGTCGGCCGATGTGGAGCAGTGGCTGGCGTATCTGGCCAGGCTGGGACTGCTGCCCGAGGGCAGGCTCGACGAGGAGGGCGGCATCCGCGCCGTCTACCGGTTCCTGCTCCGCACGCCGGCGCGGATGGTGGGTGTCTGGCTGCCGGACGCCGTGGGGGACCGAAGACCGCAGAACCTCCCGGGCACCTGGGACCAGTACCCGAACTGGCGGCTGCCCGTCGCCGACTCGGGTGGGCGTCCGCTGCCCCTTGAGGCGCTGGCGGCGTCGCCGCGGCTGCATGCCCTGATGGAGGTGTTCCGGCAGCGGCCCGCGACCGGCCCAGCGGGGGAGGTCTCCCATACGGGCACCCCGGGCGCGCGGCCCGCTTAG